In one Polycladomyces subterraneus genomic region, the following are encoded:
- the dat gene encoding D-amino-acid transaminase, with the protein MTILFNDQLISRDEARVDVEDRGYQFGDGVYEVIRVYGGHPFCFGEHLDRLERSAREIRMQLPYPREKTELLLLQLIEANQLKDGYLYVQITRGAAPRDHAFPSKSEPVLTAYAVESQRPTDLMKNGIRAITQEDIRWLRCDIKSLNLLGAVLAKQAAVDAGAQEAILHRNGTVTEGSATNVFIVKDGTLWTHPANHLILHGITRAVTLKLAEKEGIPVREEAFSLEDLRSADEVFITSTTKEIVPVVEVDGVPVGTGQPGLVTRKLQQAFEQRIGVTV; encoded by the coding sequence ATGACCATTCTATTCAACGATCAGTTGATCTCGCGCGACGAGGCGCGTGTGGACGTGGAAGACCGTGGATACCAGTTCGGCGACGGTGTGTATGAAGTAATCCGTGTTTACGGCGGCCATCCCTTCTGCTTTGGTGAGCATCTGGACCGCCTGGAACGAAGCGCGCGGGAAATCCGGATGCAGTTGCCATACCCTCGCGAGAAAACGGAACTCCTGTTGCTGCAATTGATCGAAGCCAATCAACTCAAAGACGGATACCTCTATGTACAGATCACACGTGGCGCCGCTCCTCGGGATCATGCGTTTCCGTCCAAGAGTGAACCGGTGTTGACAGCCTATGCCGTTGAATCACAGCGTCCCACCGATCTGATGAAAAACGGCATCCGTGCCATTACGCAGGAAGACATCCGCTGGTTGCGCTGTGACATCAAAAGCCTCAACCTGCTGGGTGCGGTACTGGCCAAACAAGCTGCAGTGGACGCCGGTGCGCAAGAAGCGATTCTTCACCGGAACGGGACGGTGACGGAAGGCAGCGCCACCAACGTGTTCATCGTCAAGGACGGTACCTTGTGGACACATCCCGCCAACCACCTCATTTTACACGGAATCACACGTGCCGTCACCTTGAAATTGGCGGAAAAAGAAGGGATTCCCGTTCGTGAGGAGGCATTTTCTTTGGAAGACCTTCGTTCCGCAGACGAAGTCTTCATCACCAGTACGACCAAAGAAATCGTGCCGGTCGTCGAGGTGGACGGCGTCCCAGTCGGTACGGGCCAACCGGGATTGGTGACGCGCAAACTTCAACAGGCGTTTGAACAAAGAATCGGCGTTACGGTATAA